TTGAGAATTATTCCTTTTGGGAAAGCCTTTGGAGCACAAGGAGCAATTGTCGTTGGCGAGAGCAGATGGATTGATGCCCTTTTGCAATCAGCAAGATCACATACTTATTCGACAGCAATCAGTCCGGCTATCACTTATGGTTTACTGGAAACTCTGACGGTAATTATGGATGCAGATGAACGGCGTAAAAAATTATTTGAGTTGGTTGATTATTTTCACAAAGCAATAAAATTATCACCCTTAAAATGGAGTCCCTCACAAACACCTATTCAACAACTACAATTAGGCTGCCCGCGTAAAGCCTTGTACTATGCAGCGCAACTGCAACAACAGGGAATTTTTTGTCAACCAATGAGAGAACCCACTGTTACTAAAAAAGATACCGGACTTCGGGTTATTTTGAATTATCATCATGAACCCAAAGACATTGAGACTTTATTTTTAACATTAGAACAAATTTATGAATCTGAACATTGAAATACGAGGAGAGGGACAAGCTCTTGTATTTTTTCATGGCTGGGGATTTGACCATACGATATGGTTGACTTTAACCGCCATCCTCGAAAAAAAATACAGGCTATACCTGGTTGACTTGCCAGGATTTGGCCGGAGTTCATCGATGAGTTGGTCTCAATTTAAATCTTACTTACTTCGACATTTACCTGATGACTTTGTGCTTGTGGGTTGGTCAATGGGAGGATTATATGCTTCTCGACTGGCTATCGAAATCCCCGAACGAATCATTCATCTGATTAATATTGCTTCATCACCTCGTTTTATTAAAGAAGACCATTGGCCTGGTATTGATAAATCTATTTTTGATGGTTTTTTTAAAAATTTAACCGCTGATCCGCAGCAAACAATTTCTGAATTTATTGGCTTACAACTGAAAGATCAAACCTATCAATACTCTCATCAATTTTTGCCAAATACAGACAGCTTGAAAGACGGCTTAACAGTTCTTGCAGATTGGGATTTGCGTCAGGCTTTAAGTGATTTCAAAAAACCAGCCAGTTTTCTATTTGGTCGGCTTGATGCTATTACACCACGTACTACCATGCCAGTGATGCAAAAGCTTTATCCTTCTTTTAAATATGTGATGTTCTCAAAAGCAGCCCATATGCCTTTTCTCTCACATCAAGACGAATTTATCACAACGCTGGAGACAATTCTTACATGAGATATTTTTTTATAACAGGTACTGATACGGATTGCGGTAAAACGTATGTAACTTGCCAACTTATTGATTATTTTAAGCAATTTGGAAAAACGCTCGCTGTTAAACCTGTCGCCAGTGGCTGCATTGATAACAATGGACAATTACTTAGTGAAGATGTCCTGCATTTGGAAAAGCATAACCGAACTCTTGAATACCCCATTAATAGGTGGCGATTTCGTGCTCCCATTTCCCCTCATCTAGCAGCAAAAAAAGAAGGGCAGCAGCTATTAGTTCATGACATTGCCAGATTTTGCTCACAAGAACACTATCAAAAATTCGATTATCTTCTTATTGAAGGTGCAGGAGGGCTGTTAGTTCCCTTAAATGACGATGAAACCTGGCTAGATTTTCTGAAGCTAACTCAATTTCCAGTTATTCTGGTTGTTGGGATGAAATTAGGTTGTCTTAATCATGCCTTACTCACTTCCCTGGTTTTACAAAGCAACAAAATCCCTTTTTGTGGATGGATTGCCAATTGTCTGGATAGAAATATGCTGGCATTGTCAGACAATATCGCTACATTATCAGAAAAGATACCCGTTCCTTTGTTAGCAACCGTTCCATTTCAAGGAAAACTAATAGCTCACAGACTTTCAGAGTGGGTTTAGTTATCTTTTCAGACTAATTCCGCGGTGCAAATCAATAAAAAGCCTTTTATATCACGTTTAAGGTGTTTAATGCATTGTTCATATGCATCTAGTTAGCTATAATTCAATACTGTTTAAAAAAAGCTAAAAAATAGCGTGAATGGTCAATTTCTGGAGATTAATTGATGCCAATTTACGAATACGAGTGTAAAAATTGCCATCATCAATTTGATTTGATGCAAAAAATCAGCGATGACCCTGCAAAACAGTGTCCTCAATGTTTTCAGGAAACTGCTGTACGATTGGTTTCGGCTGCTGGATTTCAACTAAAAGGAACCGGCTGGTATGTCACTGATTTTAAAAATAAAGAGAATAAAACAGCGAATAAAGCAACGACTGATACACCAACAACCGAAAAAAAGTCTGCAGAAACAAC
The nucleotide sequence above comes from Legionella hackeliae. Encoded proteins:
- a CDS encoding alpha/beta fold hydrolase, whose product is MNLNIEIRGEGQALVFFHGWGFDHTIWLTLTAILEKKYRLYLVDLPGFGRSSSMSWSQFKSYLLRHLPDDFVLVGWSMGGLYASRLAIEIPERIIHLINIASSPRFIKEDHWPGIDKSIFDGFFKNLTADPQQTISEFIGLQLKDQTYQYSHQFLPNTDSLKDGLTVLADWDLRQALSDFKKPASFLFGRLDAITPRTTMPVMQKLYPSFKYVMFSKAAHMPFLSHQDEFITTLETILT
- the bioD gene encoding dethiobiotin synthase, encoding MRYFFITGTDTDCGKTYVTCQLIDYFKQFGKTLAVKPVASGCIDNNGQLLSEDVLHLEKHNRTLEYPINRWRFRAPISPHLAAKKEGQQLLVHDIARFCSQEHYQKFDYLLIEGAGGLLVPLNDDETWLDFLKLTQFPVILVVGMKLGCLNHALLTSLVLQSNKIPFCGWIANCLDRNMLALSDNIATLSEKIPVPLLATVPFQGKLIAHRLSEWV
- a CDS encoding FmdB family zinc ribbon protein encodes the protein MPIYEYECKNCHHQFDLMQKISDDPAKQCPQCFQETAVRLVSAAGFQLKGTGWYVTDFKNKENKTANKATTDTPTTEKKSAETTSKTEKKGD